In Nitrosophilus alvini, the following are encoded in one genomic region:
- the thiS gene encoding sulfur carrier protein ThiS, which translates to MKVVINGETKNFNDEKTLQSIIEELKVADKVMAIAVNMEIVKKEKWNEFVPKEGDRIEMLNFVAGG; encoded by the coding sequence ATGAAAGTTGTAATAAACGGCGAAACAAAAAATTTTAATGATGAAAAAACATTACAGTCTATTATAGAAGAGCTTAAAGTGGCAGATAAGGTTATGGCTATAGCCGTAAATATGGAGATAGTCAAAAAAGAGAAATGGAACGAGTTTGTTCCCAAAGAGGGAGACAGGATAGAGATGCTGAATTTTGTAGCAGGAGGATAA
- a CDS encoding TlpA family protein disulfide reductase, whose product MKFVNLLAAVALVAFISGCEKKEDESKLVATPKTESTTQQTQTRKSVEMKFVLKDINGKSIELKAGDNGIESDQLKDKIIFLDFFATWCPPCKASIPHLVNLQNKYKDKLVIIGVLLEENKNPEELKSFIEQYKINYFVSNDSNTNHALAQLVYAAVQAPKNMPIPLMALFKDGKYITHYLGAVPEEMIESDIKKALGE is encoded by the coding sequence ATGAAATTTGTAAATTTATTGGCAGCAGTGGCTCTTGTAGCTTTTATAAGCGGGTGCGAAAAGAAGGAAGACGAAAGCAAACTAGTCGCAACTCCAAAAACAGAATCAACAACTCAACAGACACAGACCCGAAAAAGTGTCGAAATGAAGTTTGTACTCAAAGATATAAACGGAAAGAGTATCGAACTTAAAGCCGGAGATAACGGCATCGAATCGGATCAGCTCAAAGACAAAATAATTTTTCTTGACTTTTTTGCCACTTGGTGTCCCCCATGCAAAGCCTCCATACCCCATCTGGTAAACCTTCAGAACAAATACAAAGATAAGCTGGTGATTATAGGGGTCCTTCTTGAAGAAAACAAAAATCCGGAAGAGTTGAAAAGTTTTATTGAACAGTACAAAATCAACTATTTTGTCTCCAACGACTCAAATACAAACCATGCCCTTGCACAGCTTGTATATGCTGCAGTACAGGCCCCGAAAAATATGCCTATTCCTCTTATGGCTCTTTTCAAAGACGGCAAATATATAACACACTATCTGGGAGCTGTTCCCGAAGAGATGATAGAGAGCGATATCAAAAAGGCTTTGGGAGAATAG
- the acpS gene encoding holo-ACP synthase, protein MIGIDLVKVSRIEKFIEKYGDKALKKFLRDEEIKLVKKPVTAAGFWAAKEAIAKALKTGIGSELSFHDITIYKEKSGAPNFMLSSKITEKHQITDTSLSISHDGEYAVAVAVIEKINYTL, encoded by the coding sequence GTGATTGGAATAGATCTTGTAAAAGTATCGAGAATAGAAAAGTTTATTGAAAAGTACGGTGATAAAGCACTAAAAAAATTTTTAAGAGATGAAGAGATAAAACTTGTCAAAAAACCTGTAACTGCAGCAGGCTTCTGGGCAGCAAAAGAAGCGATCGCAAAAGCGCTTAAAACAGGTATAGGAAGTGAGCTCTCTTTTCACGATATAACTATTTACAAAGAAAAAAGCGGAGCTCCAAATTTTATGTTATCTTCAAAAATTACCGAAAAACATCAGATAACTGACACGTCACTCTCCATCTCACATGATGGAGAGTATGCTGTGGCAGTAGCTGTTATAGAAAAAATCAATTATACTTTGTAA
- a CDS encoding DUF1924 domain-containing protein: protein MKKVATLFVTLFSFAVASPIESYMQMLEEIAKKENHNFKGFDAKRGEKIFFSKHIGKRGKEISCASCHTDDLTKPGENIFTGKNLEPLSPKVNPKRLSSVKKVKKWLKRNFKDVYKREGTAQEKGDVLMFILSK from the coding sequence ATGAAGAAAGTTGCGACTCTTTTTGTCACTCTATTTTCATTTGCCGTAGCTTCGCCGATTGAGAGTTATATGCAAATGCTTGAAGAGATAGCAAAAAAGGAGAATCACAATTTTAAAGGTTTCGATGCAAAAAGAGGTGAAAAGATTTTCTTTTCAAAACATATTGGAAAAAGAGGTAAAGAGATTTCATGTGCCAGTTGTCATACGGATGATTTAACAAAGCCGGGTGAAAATATATTTACAGGGAAAAATTTAGAGCCTCTTTCTCCAAAGGTTAATCCAAAGCGACTTAGCAGTGTTAAAAAGGTGAAAAAGTGGCTTAAAAGAAATTTTAAAGATGTTTACAAAAGAGAGGGAACGGCGCAGGAAAAGGGCGATGTGCTTATGTTTATACTATCAAAATAA
- the ftsY gene encoding signal recognition particle-docking protein FtsY produces the protein MIGFIKKGLKKTLETIKSVAPQKKEKIDKETLEEILIEADMEYDLIEKILDSLPKEIKREQLETALLSLFKEVPETKIDAKPFVELILGVNGAGKTTTIAKLAYRYKKEGKSVILGAADTFRAAAIEQLVRWAEKLDIPIVYTKQGHDPSAVAFDTIEAAKARGIDRVLIDTAGRLHTQTNLANELKKIVRVCSKAMPEAPHRKILILDGTQGNSAINQAKAFNEMVGIDGIIITKLDGTAKGGALFSISYELGLPILFVGVGEKKEDLIEFSPKEFVKTILDEIYTPEEKEAS, from the coding sequence ATGATAGGATTTATCAAAAAGGGGCTGAAAAAAACACTTGAAACCATAAAATCGGTAGCTCCTCAGAAAAAAGAGAAAATCGACAAAGAGACTCTTGAAGAGATACTCATAGAAGCGGATATGGAGTATGATCTGATAGAGAAGATTCTCGATTCTCTGCCAAAAGAGATAAAAAGAGAACAACTTGAAACTGCACTTCTATCACTCTTCAAAGAGGTTCCCGAAACTAAAATAGATGCAAAACCCTTTGTGGAGCTGATCCTCGGTGTAAACGGTGCCGGAAAAACAACTACTATAGCGAAGCTTGCCTATAGATATAAAAAGGAAGGGAAAAGTGTAATCTTGGGTGCTGCGGATACATTCAGAGCAGCTGCAATAGAACAGCTTGTAAGATGGGCAGAAAAATTGGATATTCCCATTGTTTATACAAAACAGGGACACGATCCTTCCGCAGTGGCATTCGATACAATCGAGGCTGCAAAAGCCAGAGGTATAGACAGAGTACTTATAGATACTGCAGGAAGACTTCATACCCAGACAAACCTTGCAAATGAACTTAAAAAGATAGTCAGAGTATGCTCAAAAGCGATGCCGGAAGCTCCTCACAGAAAAATATTGATTCTTGACGGAACACAGGGAAACTCGGCAATAAACCAGGCAAAAGCCTTCAACGAGATGGTAGGTATCGACGGTATCATCATAACAAAACTTGACGGCACAGCCAAAGGAGGCGCACTTTTTAGCATATCCTACGAACTTGGTCTTCCTATACTTTTTGTCGGTGTGGGAGAAAAAAAAGAGGATTTGATAGAGTTCAGTCCCAAAGAGTTTGTCAAGACTATCCTTGATGAAATCTACACTCCAGAAGAAAAAGAAGCAAGCTGA
- a CDS encoding cation diffusion facilitator family transporter gives MTLQKGATVIASIVAGILVIIKLVIGIMSGSVAVLASAIDSILDIFVSMFNYFALHNAEKPPSEKFNYGLGKIEALAAVIEGTIITMSGLFIFYEAVKNIIEQKELSYLGSSIAVMVISIILTGGLVAYLTYVYKKTGNMVVKSDALHYKTDLLSNSAVLLSLAIVYFTDFHIIDAIFGILIAIYIIYSAFGLIKEGVLMLMDISLEEEVVEKIRKIIEEEPEITDYHYLKTRKSGPFNFVDVHLVFTPEIPLLAAHKVSDKIEEEIKKIDPNAKWHITIHLDPYDDSIMHADEQNH, from the coding sequence ATGACACTGCAAAAAGGTGCAACGGTAATAGCAAGTATAGTTGCGGGAATACTTGTAATTATAAAACTTGTTATCGGTATTATGAGCGGTTCAGTCGCCGTCTTGGCATCGGCAATTGATTCAATTTTGGATATTTTTGTATCTATGTTCAACTATTTTGCACTTCACAATGCTGAAAAACCGCCAAGTGAAAAGTTCAATTACGGCCTTGGAAAGATAGAGGCCCTCGCCGCAGTAATAGAGGGAACAATCATAACCATGTCAGGCCTCTTTATCTTTTATGAAGCGGTAAAAAATATCATCGAACAAAAAGAGTTGTCATATCTTGGAAGCTCTATTGCGGTAATGGTCATATCGATAATACTCACGGGTGGTCTTGTGGCATATCTCACATATGTTTATAAGAAGACTGGAAATATGGTTGTAAAATCCGATGCTCTGCACTATAAGACAGACCTTTTGAGTAACTCCGCTGTTTTACTTTCACTTGCAATAGTATATTTTACAGATTTTCATATTATTGATGCAATATTCGGTATTCTTATCGCTATATACATAATCTATTCGGCATTTGGTCTCATAAAAGAAGGAGTTCTAATGCTTATGGATATATCTTTGGAAGAAGAGGTTGTAGAGAAAATCAGAAAAATCATAGAAGAGGAACCTGAAATTACAGACTATCACTATTTAAAAACCAGAAAATCAGGACCTTTCAATTTTGTAGACGTTCATCTTGTTTTTACTCCTGAAATTCCTTTGCTTGCTGCTCACAAAGTTTCTGACAAAATAGAAGAGGAGATAAAAAAGATAGATCCGAATGCAAAATGGCACATAACAATCCATCTTGATCCGTATGATGATTCGATTATGCATGCAGATGAGCAGAATCATTGA
- a CDS encoding diheme cytochrome c: MKKYLIFVIVAGVFLGSGVSIIADDDEYKRDRIKKERSIYEQKHEYRLKSRYAEDNEHEDDENDEDDYKESKRIKKYENVTKTSQEYRLYKEECGSCHMAYQPEFLLKRSWEKMMQTLEDHFGTDASLEGEEYKKVYEYLMKNAADSKRVRGEFKEIAKSIAGYETPLRISETYYFKKEHRKIPAELVTQKEVKSIANCGACHKRAQDGIYSERDIFIPNYGKWDD, encoded by the coding sequence ATGAAAAAGTATCTGATATTTGTAATAGTTGCAGGGGTGTTTTTGGGCAGTGGTGTTTCAATCATAGCGGATGATGATGAATATAAAAGAGACAGGATAAAAAAAGAGCGTTCTATATATGAACAAAAACATGAATACAGACTGAAATCAAGGTATGCAGAAGACAACGAGCATGAAGATGATGAAAATGATGAAGATGATTATAAAGAATCAAAGAGAATAAAAAAGTATGAAAATGTAACTAAAACCAGTCAGGAATACAGACTTTATAAAGAAGAGTGCGGTTCGTGTCATATGGCGTATCAACCGGAATTTTTGTTAAAAAGATCCTGGGAAAAGATGATGCAAACTCTTGAAGATCACTTTGGAACGGACGCTTCTTTGGAAGGAGAAGAGTATAAAAAAGTTTATGAGTATCTAATGAAAAATGCTGCAGATTCTAAAAGGGTTAGAGGTGAGTTTAAGGAGATTGCAAAAAGTATCGCTGGATATGAGACTCCTCTAAGAATCAGCGAAACATACTATTTTAAAAAAGAGCATAGAAAAATACCGGCAGAACTCGTAACACAAAAAGAGGTAAAAAGTATAGCAAACTGTGGTGCATGCCATAAAAGGGCACAGGATGGCATCTATTCTGAAAGAGATATTTTTATTCCAAATTACGGAAAATGGGACGACTGA
- the rny gene encoding ribonuclease Y has translation MWLEILVGSSAAIIGGAAGFLIAKRAERSKYELYVEQAKAKAKAIEHEAEIILQNAQIKVKEAELQAKKEYEDKLSQIKEEYDKRFAELMKKEESLKQMFKDELKHITLERQDIKSEREEAEKLKQEVENLKQEYLQKLQETIKILEEHAGLTIEEAKELVLQKAEEEARADIAHIVRKYENEAKSEAKRRANYILAQATTRYAGEFAAERLINVVNLPSDELKGRIIGKEGRNIKTLEMLLGVDIIIDDTPNAIILSSFNLYRRAIATKTIQLLVEDGRIQPARIEEIYEKVKEEFEEQLIEEGENIVIDLGIGHVHPELVKLIGRLKFRASYGQNALGHSLEVAYLAGIMAAEMGGDETLAKRAGLLHDIGKALTHEYAGSHVDLGGEICKRYKEDPVVINAIYAHHGHEEPKSVEAAAVCAADTLSAARPGARREVLESFLKRVQEVEEIAMNKPGVKQAYAINAGREVRVIVNASLINDDEAVLLAKEIAKDIEGNVQYPGEVKVNVIRESRAVDFAR, from the coding sequence ATGTGGTTAGAAATACTGGTGGGAAGCTCTGCAGCCATTATTGGCGGTGCAGCAGGCTTTTTGATAGCAAAAAGAGCGGAAAGAAGCAAATATGAACTTTATGTCGAACAGGCAAAAGCAAAAGCAAAGGCGATAGAACACGAAGCTGAAATTATTCTTCAAAATGCCCAGATCAAAGTAAAAGAAGCTGAACTACAGGCAAAAAAAGAGTACGAAGACAAACTTTCTCAGATAAAAGAGGAGTATGATAAACGTTTTGCCGAACTTATGAAAAAAGAGGAGTCTTTGAAACAGATGTTCAAAGACGAGCTTAAACACATAACTCTTGAGAGACAGGATATCAAATCAGAAAGAGAAGAGGCGGAAAAACTCAAACAGGAAGTCGAGAACCTTAAACAGGAATATTTACAAAAGCTTCAAGAAACAATCAAAATTCTCGAAGAGCATGCAGGATTAACTATTGAAGAGGCAAAAGAGCTGGTTCTTCAAAAGGCGGAAGAAGAGGCTAGAGCGGATATAGCTCATATAGTCAGAAAATATGAGAATGAAGCAAAAAGTGAAGCAAAAAGAAGAGCCAACTATATTCTTGCACAGGCTACAACGAGATATGCCGGCGAGTTTGCTGCCGAAAGGCTTATCAATGTTGTAAATCTTCCAAGTGACGAGCTTAAAGGAAGAATTATCGGGAAAGAGGGTAGAAACATCAAAACTCTCGAAATGCTTTTAGGCGTTGATATAATCATTGACGATACGCCGAATGCAATAATATTGAGCAGCTTCAATCTCTACAGAAGGGCAATTGCCACAAAAACAATACAGCTTCTTGTAGAAGACGGCAGAATTCAGCCTGCCCGTATAGAAGAGATTTACGAAAAGGTAAAAGAAGAGTTTGAAGAGCAGCTTATCGAAGAGGGTGAAAATATAGTCATAGACCTTGGCATAGGGCATGTGCATCCGGAACTTGTAAAGTTGATAGGAAGACTCAAGTTCAGAGCAAGTTACGGACAAAATGCGCTTGGTCATTCGCTTGAAGTTGCATATTTGGCGGGTATAATGGCAGCCGAAATGGGAGGAGATGAAACTCTTGCCAAAAGAGCAGGTCTACTTCACGATATAGGAAAAGCTTTGACGCATGAGTATGCAGGCAGCCATGTTGATCTTGGCGGAGAGATATGCAAAAGATATAAAGAAGACCCTGTTGTAATAAATGCTATCTATGCACACCACGGACATGAAGAGCCTAAAAGTGTAGAAGCTGCGGCTGTTTGTGCGGCTGATACTCTTTCAGCAGCCAGACCCGGTGCAAGAAGAGAAGTTCTTGAAAGCTTCCTAAAACGTGTCCAGGAAGTCGAAGAGATAGCTATGAATAAACCCGGTGTAAAACAGGCATATGCTATAAACGCCGGACGGGAAGTCAGGGTAATAGTAAACGCTAGTCTTATCAATGATGACGAGGCCGTGCTTCTTGCAAAAGAGATAGCCAAAGATATTGAAGGAAATGTTCAATATCCAGGAGAAGTAAAAGTTAACGTTATAAGAGAGAGTAGGGCGGTAGATTTTGCCAGATAA
- the radA gene encoding DNA repair protein RadA: MAKKKSVFECQACGYKSSKWMGKCVNCGAWDSFEELSDEQIKISRQIDSSGKKTKASPITQIKEDLVSRFPSGDRELDLVLGGGIVPGSLVLIGGSPGVGKSTLLLKMCANIAKSGKKVLYVSAEESEGQIKIRANRIDANHPNLYLLPEIKLEDILSELSNQKYELLVIDSIQTIFSEEVASAPGTVSQVRTVTFDLMRIAKATKIAVFIIGHITKEGSIAGPRVLEHMVDTVLYFEGESSKDLRILRGFKNRFGSISEVGIFEMTKEGLVSAKDISSKFFSKNRLQAGSAITVVMEGSRPLLLEVQALVSESSYGNPKRSATGFDTNRLTMLLALLEKKLDLPFNQYDVFINIAGGIKITETAADLAVIAAILSSFRNRPLGSETIFLGEVGLTGDIRDIHMLDNRLKEAAMQGFKKAIVPSKPLESAGIKCYKVEEVSKIIDWM, encoded by the coding sequence ATGGCAAAGAAAAAAAGCGTTTTCGAATGTCAGGCCTGCGGCTACAAAAGCTCAAAATGGATGGGCAAGTGCGTAAATTGCGGTGCTTGGGACTCTTTCGAAGAACTCAGTGACGAGCAGATAAAGATAAGCAGGCAGATAGATTCGTCAGGCAAAAAAACAAAAGCCAGTCCTATAACCCAGATAAAAGAGGATCTTGTCAGTAGATTTCCCTCCGGTGACAGAGAACTAGATCTTGTTCTGGGTGGGGGTATAGTCCCCGGGAGTCTTGTTCTTATAGGAGGAAGCCCTGGGGTAGGCAAATCGACTCTTCTTCTTAAAATGTGTGCAAATATTGCAAAAAGCGGGAAAAAAGTGCTCTATGTAAGCGCAGAAGAGTCCGAAGGGCAGATAAAAATCCGAGCCAACAGAATAGACGCAAATCATCCCAATCTCTATCTTCTTCCTGAAATCAAACTTGAAGATATACTTAGTGAACTTTCAAATCAAAAGTATGAGCTTTTAGTCATCGACTCTATTCAAACAATATTTTCCGAAGAGGTTGCCTCCGCTCCCGGGACTGTCTCACAGGTAAGAACTGTAACCTTTGATCTGATGAGGATAGCAAAGGCAACAAAAATAGCTGTTTTTATTATAGGACATATCACAAAAGAGGGTTCTATTGCAGGTCCCAGGGTACTCGAACATATGGTAGATACGGTTCTTTATTTTGAAGGAGAGAGTTCAAAAGATCTGAGAATCCTCAGAGGTTTTAAAAATCGTTTCGGCTCGATCAGCGAAGTGGGTATTTTTGAAATGACAAAAGAGGGTCTTGTAAGTGCAAAAGATATATCTTCGAAGTTTTTTTCAAAAAACAGACTTCAGGCAGGTTCAGCTATAACAGTAGTTATGGAGGGGAGCCGACCTCTGCTTCTTGAAGTTCAGGCACTTGTGAGTGAAAGTAGCTACGGAAATCCAAAACGAAGCGCAACCGGATTTGATACGAACCGCCTGACAATGCTGCTGGCACTTCTTGAAAAGAAACTGGATCTGCCTTTTAACCAATATGACGTCTTTATAAATATAGCCGGCGGCATAAAAATAACAGAAACCGCAGCTGACCTTGCAGTCATAGCAGCGATTTTGAGCAGTTTTAGAAACAGACCGCTGGGAAGCGAGACTATATTTTTGGGAGAAGTTGGACTAACCGGTGACATCAGGGATATTCATATGCTCGACAATCGCCTCAAAGAAGCTGCAATGCAGGGATTTAAAAAAGCAATAGTTCCATCCAAACCGCTTGAATCGGCAGGAATAAAATGTTATAAGGTAGAAGAAGTATCAAAAATCATCGATTGGATGTGA
- a CDS encoding MlaE family ABC transporter permease codes for MESFLAVLGHPFVLFYRSLEKFGAFLLFQIKLLPLFLTPPYRIKETFKQIEIIGIGSFFVIFLTALFTGLVEAIQLYQGFHRFNAENFMGYTIFVSISKELGPVFGALMLTSRAISAMAAELGTMRVTEQIDAIDTLAIDSKKFLLIPRIIATTISLPILVIVFVFVANLSAYIIATYALGVNPTAYKNTVTMYLDFSDIGTGIIKAFVFGYLISTIGSYIGYFTRGGARGVGLSTTRAVVFSAMTIFAANYFLSAVFLYLDW; via the coding sequence ATGGAAAGTTTTTTGGCCGTTTTAGGTCATCCTTTTGTTCTGTTCTACAGAAGTCTTGAAAAATTTGGTGCATTTTTACTTTTTCAGATAAAACTTTTGCCACTTTTTCTTACTCCGCCCTATAGGATAAAAGAGACATTCAAACAGATAGAGATTATAGGTATAGGCTCCTTTTTTGTTATATTTCTTACAGCGCTTTTTACCGGCCTAGTTGAAGCGATACAGCTTTATCAGGGATTTCACAGATTTAATGCCGAAAATTTCATGGGTTATACTATATTTGTATCAATTTCAAAAGAGTTGGGTCCGGTTTTTGGCGCATTGATGCTGACAAGCCGTGCTATAAGCGCTATGGCTGCAGAGCTTGGAACTATGAGAGTGACAGAACAGATAGATGCGATAGATACTCTTGCAATCGATTCGAAAAAATTTCTTTTGATTCCACGTATTATTGCGACAACAATCTCTTTACCGATACTTGTTATCGTCTTTGTTTTTGTGGCAAATCTAAGTGCATACATAATAGCCACATACGCTTTGGGCGTAAACCCTACGGCGTATAAAAATACTGTTACTATGTATCTGGATTTCAGCGATATAGGTACAGGTATCATCAAGGCTTTCGTTTTCGGATATCTCATCAGTACAATAGGCTCTTATATCGGATATTTTACGAGAGGAGGAGCCAGAGGGGTGGGACTTTCCACTACAAGAGCGGTTGTGTTTTCAGCTATGACTATATTTGCTGCCAACTATTTCCTCTCTGCAGTTTTCTTGTATCTTGATTGGTAG
- a CDS encoding cytochrome b/b6 domain-containing protein, whose translation MRAYIWTLPTRLFHWMLASYIVFSFFSSEIENLLKIHVAFGYGVGILLFFRFIWGFIGPKYSRFSDWPLGLNDLVEFIKATVHSKNTFAGHNPAASFVMAAILITAFLSVTSGILAYGVQEGRGIFAFLNNSFFKEMDLFEEIHEFFVNILFILISMHLVGLFVDWVLHKETGTVSSMINGYKNIRAEDSKLNAFQKLFAAVFLTFSLIFPIYIFWSDSIFTKSRFSVIDFEKENSLFVEECASCHTLYPPFLLPSNSWKKVMAGLEDHFGDDASLDREDKEKIESFLVENSADVSTKEAAFYIKESLTGKKDIISITETSYWKEKHKNIPERIFRSKSVKKSSNCKACHKNIERGFIEDHNIEIPKA comes from the coding sequence TTGAGAGCGTATATCTGGACATTACCGACAAGGCTTTTCCATTGGATGCTTGCTTCATATATTGTATTCTCTTTTTTCTCTTCGGAGATTGAGAATCTATTGAAGATTCATGTAGCTTTTGGTTATGGTGTGGGTATACTTTTGTTTTTTCGATTTATTTGGGGATTTATAGGCCCAAAATACTCCAGGTTTTCCGACTGGCCTCTTGGCTTGAATGATTTAGTTGAGTTTATAAAAGCAACAGTACATTCTAAAAATACTTTTGCGGGACATAATCCCGCAGCCTCTTTTGTAATGGCAGCAATATTGATAACGGCTTTTTTATCTGTGACAAGCGGGATATTGGCATACGGGGTGCAGGAGGGACGAGGGATCTTTGCTTTTCTTAATAACTCTTTTTTCAAAGAGATGGATCTGTTTGAGGAAATACATGAATTTTTTGTAAATATACTTTTTATATTGATATCTATGCATCTTGTAGGTCTCTTTGTTGACTGGGTTTTACATAAAGAGACCGGGACGGTAAGCTCTATGATAAACGGATATAAAAATATAAGGGCCGAAGATTCTAAACTGAACGCTTTTCAGAAGCTTTTTGCTGCAGTTTTTTTAACTTTTTCTTTAATATTTCCGATTTATATTTTTTGGTCAGACTCGATCTTTACCAAAAGTCGTTTTTCAGTGATAGATTTTGAAAAAGAAAACTCTCTTTTTGTGGAAGAGTGTGCTTCGTGTCACACTCTGTATCCACCATTTTTACTTCCTTCTAATTCATGGAAAAAAGTAATGGCCGGTCTGGAAGACCATTTCGGCGATGATGCCTCTTTGGATAGAGAGGATAAAGAGAAAATAGAGTCTTTTTTAGTAGAAAATTCTGCAGATGTATCAACAAAAGAGGCTGCATTTTATATAAAGGAGTCATTAACGGGCAAAAAGGATATAATATCTATTACCGAGACATCTTACTGGAAAGAGAAACATAAAAATATTCCGGAACGTATATTCAGGTCAAAAAGTGTAAAAAAATCTTCAAATTGTAAGGCTTGTCATAAAAATATTGAAAGAGGTTTTATCGAAGATCATAATATAGAAATTCCAAAGGCTTGA
- a CDS encoding 5-formyltetrahydrofolate cyclo-ligase, which produces MNQKSKKEIYRQKCIEKLKKNRGVKKRKLDKELNKRLSSIIDKINPQSLLLYTPLSFEPDITEIFKRYRGKKTIFVPFMEGKSFKMVKYRLPLHKKRFGIKEPSNSFFGLAKIDLAVVPVIGVDRDFRRLGFGKGMYDRFFAKLNYRPVVIFVQIKKCFIDEKITDIYDVKGDFLITPFEIKKIGDRNVVRNTGGKLCSHYWRCSRLFDSKKSGKKQI; this is translated from the coding sequence ATGAATCAAAAATCAAAAAAAGAGATTTACAGGCAAAAATGTATAGAAAAACTAAAAAAAAACAGAGGAGTGAAAAAACGTAAACTTGATAAAGAGTTGAATAAAAGACTTTCAAGTATTATAGATAAAATAAATCCGCAATCGCTGCTTCTTTATACTCCTTTGAGTTTTGAGCCGGATATTACAGAGATATTTAAAAGATATCGAGGCAAAAAAACTATTTTCGTTCCGTTTATGGAAGGAAAAAGTTTTAAAATGGTAAAATATCGATTGCCTCTTCATAAGAAAAGATTTGGTATAAAAGAGCCGTCCAACTCATTTTTCGGGTTGGCAAAAATAGATTTGGCCGTTGTTCCTGTCATCGGGGTAGACAGGGATTTTAGAAGGCTGGGATTTGGCAAAGGAATGTATGACAGGTTTTTTGCAAAACTAAATTACAGACCTGTCGTTATATTTGTCCAGATAAAAAAATGTTTTATAGATGAAAAAATCACAGATATTTACGATGTAAAAGGAGATTTTTTAATTACCCCGTTTGAAATAAAAAAGATAGGGGACCGTAATGTGGTTAGAAATACTGGTGGGAAGCTCTGCAGCCATTATTGGCGGTGCAGCAGGCTTTTTGATAGCAAAAAGAGCGGAAAGAAGCAAATATGA
- a CDS encoding SDR family oxidoreductase — protein sequence MKTALVTGATSGIGEAIALKLLDMNYKVYGVARDFEKLTIEDENFIKVELDLSCTKTVNSVISDLNKHTLFDVLVNSAGFGLFGPYEDISVESLEQLIDTNLKAPLIITKLLLKNLKKTKGFIINISSIEAIKNSRFSAAYSATKAGLRHFSLSLFEEVRKSGVKVVSINPDMTKTPFYDELRFSTSKDPLSYITPKCISDTVEYILTAREGTVITDITLRPQIVKIEKKSSKENFC from the coding sequence ATGAAAACAGCTTTGGTAACGGGAGCAACTTCCGGTATTGGCGAAGCGATTGCTTTGAAACTGCTTGATATGAATTATAAAGTATATGGTGTTGCAAGAGATTTCGAAAAATTAACAATAGAAGATGAAAATTTTATAAAAGTAGAACTCGATCTATCCTGCACAAAAACAGTGAATTCTGTCATATCGGATCTAAACAAACACACCCTTTTCGACGTGCTTGTAAACAGCGCAGGGTTCGGACTGTTCGGGCCTTATGAAGATATATCTGTTGAAAGTCTTGAGCAGCTTATAGATACAAATCTCAAAGCCCCTTTGATCATTACAAAACTTCTTTTAAAAAATCTAAAAAAAACAAAAGGCTTCATTATCAATATATCATCCATAGAAGCAATTAAAAACAGCCGTTTTTCCGCTGCTTATTCTGCAACTAAAGCGGGACTCAGACACTTTAGCCTTTCTCTGTTTGAAGAGGTCAGAAAAAGCGGCGTAAAAGTTGTCAGCATAAATCCGGATATGACAAAAACTCCCTTTTACGACGAACTTCGGTTTTCAACATCAAAAGATCCCCTAAGCTATATTACTCCAAAATGTATAAGTGACACGGTAGAGTATATATTAACGGCAAGAGAAGGTACAGTTATTACCGATATAACACTCCGTCCTCAGATTGTAAAAATTGAAAAAAAGTCTTCTAAAGAAAATTTTTGTTAG